In Nomia melanderi isolate GNS246 chromosome 4, iyNomMela1, whole genome shotgun sequence, the following are encoded in one genomic region:
- the LOC116425421 gene encoding uncharacterized protein LOC116425421, with protein MLISVVFAILWLSTDLLMRRPRIVLIGCFTAATLMFLVGIMEMKHADIYLDLTEISDDELLTHPVFIHNFIMCLLSLFCMTVYLIQGWISYDLWRWMKEQNISDVSNNLPVTDSSANTDTSEVFESRAKVSRRESKPKEVPGKLDPIPDLENFPSLTSMSHSVTISVDEEPVILYCCFIDYYNYIKYQELMKKPVHEFQVVHVM; from the exons ATGCTCATAAGCGTCGTATTCGCAATTCTTTGGCTTTCCACGGACCTTCTGATGCGCAGACCTAGAATT gtTCTCATCGGATGCTTCACTGCAGCCACTTTGATGTTTTTGGTCGGAATAATGGAAATGAAGCATGCCGATATATATCTTGATTTAACAGAGATCAGTGATGACGAATTGCTAACACATCCAGTCTTTATCCACAATTTCATCATGTGTTTGCTATCACTCTTCTGCATGACTGTATATCTCATACAAGGTTGGATCTCGTACGACTTATGGCGTTGG ATGAAAGAACAAAATATTAGTGATGTGTCTAACAATTTGCCAGTTACCGACTCTAGTGCAAACACTGATACAAGTGAAGTCTTTGAGTCTCGAGCAAAGGTCAGCAGGCGTGAAAGTAAACCTAAAGAGGTGCCTGGTAAATTAGATCCAATACCTGATTTAGAAAACTTTCCTTCCTTAACGTCGATGTCACACTCAGTTACCATT AGCGTAGATGAAGAACCTGTTATCTTATATTGCTGTTTCatcgattattataattatataaagtatCAAGAATTGATGAAGAAACCAGTACATGAATTTCAGGTTGTTCATGTCATGTGA